The DNA region CCGGGGCGAACAGTTGGGCGACGTGGGGCCACAGCTCATCCAGCGCGTTCTGCGTGCGGCGGCGGCTCTCCTCGGTCCCGAGGGCCAGGCGCTCCACCCACAGGGCGGTGTGCTGGAGGTGGAACCTCTCCTCGCGCACCGCCTTGGCGGCGACCTCGGCGAGCGGGGCGTAGGTGCTTCCCCGCGCCGCGTCCAGCCACAGCGCCTCGTAAGCGTCGAAGAGGAACTGGCGCAGCATCGTGAAGGCCCAATCGCCCTTCGGGAGTTCGACGAGGCGGACGTTCGTGAACTCGCCCGCGTTCCGGAAGAAGGCGAGCTGATCAGCGTCGGAACCGTCGAGCGCACGCCGCAGGTCGAGGTAGAGCGTGGCGTGCCCCAACTCGTCCTGCGCGATGTTGGCGAGGGCAATGTCCTCTTCGAGGATAGGCGCGTGCCCGGTCCACTCGCCGCCTCTGTGCGCCAGGATGATCTCGTCGTCGGCGAGGGCGGTGAGCTTGCGGATCAACACAGCTTGAAGCTGGGGCGTAAGCGTCCCCTGCTGACTGCTGACGGCTGATGGCTGACCGCTCAGCGTCATCGCTGCACCTTCGGCGCCTTGTCGTGCGGGTGGTCGTAGACCTTGTGGTCGCCGACGTGGGGTTCCTCGTTCACGCGCCCCGGCATCTTGCCCTCGCGCTTGAGTTCACCGACATGCTTGCCGATCACCCCGTAGTACTGCTGCTGCTTGTAGGTCTTGTCCTTGGCGGGCGCAAACCAGCTTTCCACTGTGCCGGGGTCATCATCCGTGCGGACAACGCCGGATTCGGGGAAGACGAGCCAGGTCAGCGCGTCCGGGTGTGCCTCCCGCGCCTGGCGCAGCGCGTCTCCGGGGCCGCTCGCCTCCAGCGTGCCCACCAGATCGACGAAGGTCATGGAGCGTTTGTGGGTCCGCTTGAGCCCCAGGTGGTAGGTGCCCGCCTCACCGGGGGTGTCCTGCACCTCGGGGCGCGTCTCCAGTTCCTCGGGGGTGGCGGTCAGAATGTCGCTCTCCCGCACCGTCCAGAGGCTCACGGCGGAGGGGCGCCGCGCGAAGACGTTGCGGGCGGTGAGCAGGGCGTGGTCGGGGTCCCCCGCGTGGACGCTCCCCACCGCCTGCCAGGGCCGGTTTGGCGCGTCCTGCTTGAAGACCTCCCAGCGGGACCATTGGGTATCGGGGATGGGCTGAGGCTGGGTCATGGGTTGGGGTCCTTGGTGGGCGGGGGCGCCGCGTCTGACCCCTCCGCCCCTTCGGGGCACCTCCCCTTAAAGGGGAGGCAAAGTGCCCGCTCGGCTCTCCTCTCAGGGGAGCTGTCAGCGAAGCTGACTGAGGGGTCTGCCTTCAGCTCAGTCCGCCGCCTGCGTGACCTGCCGAGCCGCGTACGCCTGCATGGCCTCGCGCACCCAGGCACCGTCCTCGTGGGCCTTCTGGCGGGCGCCGAGACGTTCCTTGTTGAGCCCTTGCTGCCCCTTGATCACCGCCCAGAACTCGTCCCAGTTGATCGGCCCGTGCCGCCAGTTGCCGTCCGCGTCCTGGTGCAGGTCGGGGTCGGGGATGGTCAGGCCCGCCTCCAGCAACTCGGGGACGTGCTCGTTGATGAACTCCTGGCGCACCTCGTCGTTCGTCTTGAGCTTGATGCCCCACTTGGCGAGGGCGCCCGTGTTCGGGCTGTCGGCGTCGTGCGGGCCGAGCATCATCAGGGCAGGCCACCACCAGCGGTTCAACGCCTCCTGCGCCATCTGGCGCTGCTCGGGCGTGCCCTGCGCGTAGGTGACGATCATCTCCTTGCCCTGCTTGTGGTGGAAGGTTTCCTCCGAGCAGATGCGAACCATCGCCCGGCTGTAGGGACCGTAGGAGCACCCGGCGAGCATCGTCTGGTTCTTGATCGCCGCGCCGTCCACCAGCCAGCCGATCATGCCCACGTCGGCCCAGGTGTGGGTCGGATAGTTGAAGATGCTCGAATATTTCGCCCTGCCGCTCAGCAGGGCGTCCAGCATCTCCTCGCGGGTCGCGCCCAGCGTCTCGGCGGCGTGGTAGAGGTACTGGCCGTGCCCCGCCTCGTCCTGCACCTTGGCGATCAGGATGGTCTTGCGCTTGAGGCTGGGGGCGCGGGTGATCCACTCGCCCTCGGGCAGCATCCCCACGACCTCGGAGTGCGCGTGCTGGGAGATCATGCGGATGAGCTGGCGGCGGTACCCGGCGGGCATCCAGTCACCGGGCTCGATCTTCTCGCCTCGGGCGATGCGGGCTTCGAACGCGGCGTGCTGTTCGGCAGTCTCCGTGATGGCACTGTCCATAGGCGTGGTCATGGGAAACCTCCTGGGTGACCTGCGGGTGGAGCGGGGACGACTCGCGAGGGTCGAACTAACAGTAGTTAGGCAATTATAGGAAAGTGGAGGGGCGGCGTCAAATCCGGCTGCCCGGCGCCTGCCCGGCCTGTCCTACCTGCTACCCTGCGCGGGAGATGACGACGGCCCCCGGCCCTTCCTCCGAACGCAAGGAGCAGATTTACCGCACGGCGGCCCGGCTGTTCTCGGAGGTTGGGTACCGCGCCACGTCCATGCGCGACATCGCCGCCGCGCTGGGGATCAAGGCGGGCAGCCTGTACTCGCACATCGAGGGCAAGGAGGAACTGCTGTGGGGCATCGTCAGCCGCGTCGCCGACGAGTTCGACGAGGCCCTGCGCCCGGCAGAGGATGAGTCCCTCTCCCCCTCCGGGCGGCTGCGTTCCGCGCTGACGGCCTACACGCAGGTCGTCACCCGCAACCTGGAATACGCGACGGTGCTGTTCAGCGAGTGGCGGCAACTGCCCCCCGAGCGTCAGGCACAGGTCAAGGCGCGGCGGGACGCGGTGGAGCGCGTGTTCCGCGACATCATCCGCGACGGCGTGGCGGCGGGATACTTCGTGCCGGAGACGGATGTCAAGCTCACCGCCGTCCTCGCACTGTCGGGGGCGAACTGGCTGCCCAACTGGTTCAAGCCGCAGGGGAACCTCGGGCCGCAGGAGGTGGCGGAGACTTTCGCGGCGCTGCTCCTGCGGGGAATCGAGGCGCGGCGCGAAGAGGGGTGACTGTCCTCGCGGGCGGTATCACCCGGCCGTTTTGGAACCCGGTGCTTCTGCTCCGCGCATTGCAAAGCGGTGATCCTCCACCGACCAAAAGAAAAACCGCGCTCGCGGCGCGGCTTTCTGGCTGGTGGAGATTTGGGGATTCGAACCCCAGACCCTCCGCTTGCAAAGCGGATGCTCTCCCGCTGAGCTAAATCCCCAGCGGCCCCAGGCTAGCAGAGCCCGGGAGGCGAGGCAAGGCTTAAGCCAACACGCCGACAATAACGGTTCACACCCCCCGCTAGCATGTCCCCCATGTTCCGCCGCCGCCCTCCCCTGCCTCCCTTCCCGCCGGGCGCCCTGCTCGTGGGCGGCGCCGCCCGCGACTGGCTGCGCGGCGCCGAGCCCAAGGACTTCGACTGGGCGGCCCCTGACCCGGAAGGCGCGGCGCGGACGCTGGCGGCGGCGCTGGGAGGCTCGGCCTTCCCGCTCGACGAGGAGCGCGGGTACTGGCGGGTTCACGCGGGGGACGGGGTGCAGCACGATTTCGTGCCTCTCCCGGAGGATATGGCGGACGACCTGCTGCGGCGCGACTTCACGGTGAACGCGCTCGCGCTCACCGAGAGGCACGCCGTGCTCGACCCATCCGGCGGACGTGCCGACCTGCGCGCCCGGCGACTACGGATGGTGTCGGCGGCGAACCTGCGCGCGGACCCCCTGCGGGCGTGGCGGGCCGTGCGCTTCGAGATCGCCCTCGGCTTCCGGCTGGAGGCGGCGACGGAAACCGAGGTGCGGGCGGTCGCGGTTGAACTGGCAGCGGGAAGACTCCCCATGCCCGCGCCCGAGCGGGTGCGCGAGGAGCTGCACGCGCTGCTTGCCCACAAGGCGGCGGCGCGCGGCATCCTGCGGCTGGAGGACCTGGGCCTGCTCGCCCTGACCCTCCCCGAGTTGCGGGAGGGCATCGGGGTCGTGCAGGGGGGGTTTCACCACCTCGACGTGTTCGGGCATGGCGTGGAGGCGCTGCACCAGCTTCTCGCGCGCTTCCCGGACGCCGACCTGCCCCTGCGCTGGGCCACCCTGCTGCACGATGTCGGCAAACCGCGCGCCCGGGGCACCAACCCTCGGTCGGGCCGCACCACCTTCTACGAGCACGACAGGATCGGCGCGGCGCTGACGGGGCAGATGCTCACGCGGCTGCGGCTGCCCTCCGCGCAGGTGGAGCGGGCCTCGGCCCTGGTGCGGGCGCACATGGCCCCGCTTCCGGCGGGGGAGCGCGAGGCCCGGCGGTTCGTCCACCGCCGCCGAAACCTCCTGCCCGACCTGCTGCGCCTGATGCTCGCCGACCGGGAGGCGGCGCGGGGACCGGACAGCCACCCCGCGATCCGGCACGCCTATACGCAAGCGATGGACCGGGTGCTTGCGGCGCTGGAGGAGCAGCCCGCCGCGCCCCCTCCCCTTCTTACCGGTGAGGACGTGATGGCGCTGCTGGGAATCGGCCCCGGTCCCGCCGTCGGCCGGGCGCTGCGGGAGGTGGCGGAGGCGCAGGCCGTGGGAGAGGTGCGGACCTCCGGGGAGGCGCGGGCGCTGGTTCTCTCGCGGGCCGGGGAGGGTTAACGTTGCTTCCCCGCCCGGTGACGGTTCGGTACGGCCGCGCTCGTTATCCTGCCTCCCGATGAGCCCCGAGTCGCCCCCCGTCACGCCCGAGTGGGTCAAGGACGCCGTCTTCTACCAGATCTTCCCCGACCGCTTCGCGCGGAGCGGACGCGTCCGGGGGCTTAGCCTCCAGCCGTGGGGCGGCCCGCCGCAGATTCACGGCTACATGGGCGGCGACCTGTGGGGCGTGGCCGAACACCTCGACCATCTCCAGGCTCTCGGGGTGAGCGCCATCTACTTCTGCCCGGTCTTCCAATCGGCCTCGAACCACCGCTACCACACCCACGACTACTTCCGAGTGGACCCCATGCTGGGCGGGGACGAGGCGCTGCGGCACCTCCTGGGCGAGGCGCACGCGCGGGGCATCCGGGTGGTGCTCGACGGGGTGTTCAACCACGCGAGCCGGGGCTTTTTCCAGTTCAACGACCTGCTCGAGCAGGGCCCGGACAGCGCCTACCACGACTGGTTCCACGTTTCGGGCTGGCCCCTTCACGCCTACGACGGCGGCGGGCCCGCCGGGTATCAGGCCTGGTGGGGAAACAGGGCACTCCCCAAGTTCAACACGGACAACCCCGCCGTCCGCGAATTTCTGTGGGACGTGGCCGAGTACTGGACGCGCTTCGGGATCGACGGCTGGCGCCTCGACGTGCCCAACGAGATCGACGACGACGAGTTCTGGCGCGAGTTCCGCCGCCGGGTCAAGGCCATCAACCCCGAGGCCTACATCGTGGGCGAAATCTGGGGCGACGCGCACCGCTGGCTTGCCGGGGACCAGTTCGACGCGGTGATGAACTACCACTTCACCCGCCCCTGCCTGGCCTTTTTCGGCGCCCGGACGCTCGACCACCCCATGAACGAGCGCAGCGGCACGGGCCGCGTGGAGCCGATGGACGCCGCCGCCTTCGCCCGCCGCATGACGGAGGTCACCCGGCTCTACCACCCCGACATCGTGGCCGCGCAGCTCAACCTGCTGGGCTCACACGACACGGCCCGCTACCTGACCGCCGTGGGAGGCGACGCCACGGCGTACCGCCTCGCCACCGTCTTCCAGATGACCTACCTCGGCGCCCCCTGCATCTACTACGGCGACGAGGTGGGCCTCCACGGCGGCCCCGACCCCGACTGCCGCCGCGCCTTCCCCTGGCACGACGAGGCGAGCTGGGACCGCCAGACCCTCGACCTGACCCGCACCCTCACCGCCGCCCGTCACGCCAGCCCGGCCCTGCGGCGCGGCACCTTCCAGGTCACCCACGCGCGGGGCGACCACCTTGCCTACACCCGGGAGCACGCGGAGGGGAACGCCCACGTCGCCCTCAACTGCGCCGGGGACTGCGCCCGCATTCCTCTCACCGACGTGCAGCCGGGCACGTACCGTGACGTGTTGAGTGGGCGGACCCTCGAACTGGGCGGCAACACCGAGGTCGAGGTTCCGGGGCGTGGAGCGGTGGTGCTGGTTCGGGCATGACGATGACGTTTTGAAGGTTGGGGGGCGCCTTGAGCCGGGAACTGAGCAGGCGGTGAGGGCTTCCCCTCCGCTTCGCAGCTCTGCGAGTTTCCCACGAGGGGGAGGAGGCGCGGGCAACCTCCTGGCGGCGGGATTGGTGGCACGCCCCCCCTCCCAGCCTCCCCCACAGGGGGGGAGGAGCAAAAAGACAGCGTATTGGGTGGCAAAGGGCATTGGAGGTGGTCACACGCCCCCTCTCCCCAGCCCTCTCTGCAAACAGCTCTACGAGTCCCGCAAGGGGAGGGAGAAAAGATGCTGAAGCCTTCGCTCTTCAAAACGCGAATCCTGACACCCCATCAGTGGAAGTGAGTGGACGATCCTGGCCCACGACCCCGCCTTGCTCGCGCAGCGAGACGGTGGGCTCGCAGACGGGACGCGACAAGATCACACGTTGCGTTCAGAGGAACACGTCCACCCGCGCCGCCCGTGTGTCCTTGCCGAGCGCAGCGGAAAGCTCCCCCTGCCCCCCCTGGGGATAGGGGGCTGGGGGGTGGGGGCAAACCGTGGCACGACGCCCTGCCCCTCAACCCCTCACCCTCCTCAATGCAGCGGCACATGCCCCGGGAACCCGATAAGCCAATCGAGCAGATCGCCCACCATCGCCGAGGCCGTGACCATCCCCCCTGCCCCGCCCCCCGCGAAGATCAGGGTGCCGCTCTCCTCCCCCTCGTAGACGAGCGCGTTGCGGCTCGCCCCCGCCGTACAGAGAGGGTGGGTCTCGGGGAGGCGCTGTGGCGAGACCCGGGCGTGCCAGCCGTCCCCGTCCCGCGCGAGTTCGGCGACCAGCTTGATCCGCTGCCCCGCCGCCCGCGCCTCAGCCACGTCGTCCAGGGTGACGCCCTCGATGCCCTCGATCTGGACGGCCTCGTAGGGAAAGTTCCCATCCGCGCAGAAGCGGGCGAGCACGGTGAGCTTGTGGGCGGTGTCGAAGCCGCCGACATCGAGGGTGGGCGGGTCCTCCGCGTAGCCGAGGGCCTGGGCCTCCTCCAGCGCCTGCGCGTACGTCTTGCCCCCCTCCATCTGGGTGAGGATGTAGTTGCAGGTGCCGTTGAGGACCGCCTGGAGCCGCACGAAGGTGCTCGCGCGCAGGACGGTGCTCATCGGGCCGATGACCGGGGTGCCCGCCATCACCGACGCCTCGTAGTAGAGACGGCCGTCCAGGGCGTACTCGCGCAACTCGTCCCACCGCTCGGCGAGGAGGGCCTTGTTGGCGGTAATGACGGGGCGGTCGGAACGCAGGTAGGGCCGCAACAGGGCGAGAGGAGAGTCGATGCCGCCCAGCGCCTCGATCACCACACCGCACTCCTGGAGGAAGGTGGGGTCGGTGGTGAGCGGCGTGCCCCCCGGGACGCTGCGAGCCTTGGCCGTGTCGCGCACGAGCACGCCCGCCACCTCGACCCGCACGCCGAGGTTGTCGAAGATGTCTTTGCGGCGCCGCAGGAGGTGCAGCACGTCCTGTCCCACCGTGCCGCAACCCAGCACGCCCACCGTGACGGTTCTCATCCCCCGGAATGTAACGTCGGCCGGAGGAAAGCGGCGGCGGGCGGGTTAGACCGAGGGGGCAATCCTGGGGGGCAGTGCTGGTAAGGAATAGGGGCGGCCTTCCGGTCGTCTAGCCGGGTCGGGCGCTAGACTGGGTTCATGATGCCTGTGTCCACCCTTGCGCTCATCTGGTCGCGTCCGCCGTGGTAAGGGACGCGAGACGTGGAGGCCGCCTGGAGGAGCTGGCCTCCGAATTCGGCATGGTCGAGCGGGCGCTCGGCGACCCGGCGGCCCTCGCCGACGGTCGGGAATACGCCCGGCTGACCCGCCGTCACCGCGAACTCCTGCCGCTCGTCACCCTCCACCGCGAGCGGGAGGCGGTGCTCAGTGACCTGGAGGGCGCCCGCGAACTCCTCGCCGACGCCGACATGCGCGAGCTGGCGGCGGGCGAGGTCGAGACCCTGACTCACCGCCTCACCGAGATCGACGCCGAGCTGGAAGTCCTGCTTCTCCCCACCGACCCCGACGACGCCAAGGACGTGATTCTGGAGCTGCGGGCCGGGGCGGGAGGCGCGGAGGCGGGCCTTTTCGTCGTCGATCTGCTGCGGATGTACACCCGCTACGCCGAGGGGCTGGGCCTCAAGCTGGGCGTCCTCGACGCTTCGGAGAGCGACCTGGGCGGCGCGAGCAAGGTGGTCGCCGAGGTGACGGGGGACTTCGCCTTCCGGGCCTTCAAGTGGGAGCGGGGCGTCCACCGGGTGCAGCGCGTGCCCGCCACCGAGTCGCAGGGCCGCATCCACACGAGCACGGTGACGGTCGCCGTGCTGCCCGAGGCCGAGCAGGGGGAGGTGGGGCTCGACCTCTCGGAGGTGCGAATCGACGTGTTCCGCTCGCAGGGGGCGGGCGGGCAGGGGGTCAACACGACCGACTCCGCCGTGCGCGCCGTGTACCGCGCCGGGACCTCCGACGAGATCGTGGTCGTGTGCCAGGACGGCCGCTCGCAGATCAAGAACCGCGAGAAGGCGCTGCTCGTCCTCACCTCGCGCCTCGCCGAGCGGGAAAGGGCCGCCCGGGAGGAACAGGAACGCCAGACGCGCGCCTCGCAGGTCGGGACGGGGGAGCGCAGCGAGAAGATCAGGACCTACAACTACCCGCAGAACCGGGTGACCGATCACCGGCTGGAGGGCGAGGTCAAGAACTTCGCGCTGGAAACGGTGATGGCGGGGGGACTGGCGCCGGTCGTGGCGGCCCTCGCACGGGACGAGCGCGAGCGGCAACTGCTGGAGATGGGCGGCGCGGACGGGGGCGGGCAGTATGGGGCGGCGTGACCTCCTCGTCGCCGCCGGGGTGCTGCGCGACCGCTTCGGGCGGGTGCTCCTCGTCGGGAACGACTGGCAGGGGCTCGGTCGGGTGCGCTACACCCTGCCGGGCGGGGTGGTGGAGTCGGGCGAGACCCTGCTCGAAGCCCTCTACCGCGAGATCGCCGAGGAGACGGGCCTCAAGCTCACCGGCATCAAGCACATGGCCTACACCGTCCACATCGAGGACGAGCGCCGGGGAGAACGCGCCATCGCCGTCGCCTTCGAGGCGACCTGGGAGGGGCTGCTGAACCCCGCCGACCCCGACGGCTTCATCGTGGAGGCGAGGTTTTGCACCCCCGACGAGGCGCTGGAACGGCTGGAGTCGCCCCCCATGCGCGAGCCGCTGAGCGACTACCTGCGGACGGGCGAGCCGGGCCGCTTCTACGCCTTCAAGGGCTGGGACGGGCGCGGCGGCCTGCGTGTGCCACCGCTGAAGTCAGAAACGTCGTCGCGCTGAGGAAAGGGACGGCCCGCCCGGACAAGAAGGAGGTCCGGGCGGGCCGGAGCGTTTCGGGAGGACGCGTGCCTGGGGTGGAGGTTCGCGGGGTGGGGAAAAGCGAAACGCCGCACGACCCCCAACCAGATGCCTACGGCGTGACCGTCGTGTACTCCGCCCCGTTCTGCCGGATCACGAACACGGCGTCGCCCGTGACCTGGATGTCGCGCTGCTCGGCGGTGGCGCCTGCGAGCTGGCCGCCGTCTGTGGCAGCCAGGATCTCGCGTTCCCCGTTCGAGTCGCGCACGGCGATGGTGTACGTCCCGGCCGGGAGGTCGCTGGGGAAGACGTACCGGAAGTTCACGGTACGTTCCTCCCCGCCGGTGGCGTTCCCCTCGGGCGTCGGCAGCGGGGTGGCGGGGATGTTCTCGGGCGCGAGCGGTTCGGCGTTGGCCTGCCCGGCGTCCGTTCCGGCGGGAGGCGTGGTGGGCTCGCCCGGCACTGCCTCGGGCGTGTCGGGGGTCTCGGGGGTGGGGGGCTGCGGGGGCAGGGGGAGGCTTCCCGCCGGGCGGCTGGGGGTACTGTACCGGGCGACGGCGACCGTCAGGGTGACCGGGCTGCCCACCGGGACGCGCACGTAGGGGGCGGGTTTTTGCTCCAGCACGGTGTTCTCGGGGGCGTCGCTCGCGCGCTCCACCACCCGGTTGACGACCAGCCCGGCCGCGCGGGCGTGCTCGCGGGCGGCCTGGTACGGGAGCCCGGTCAGGTCGGCGATCCAGGTGTCCTGGCCGCGCACGCCGGTCGAGACGAGAATCTGGACAGGCTGCCCGCGTTGCAGGTTCGCGCCCGACTCGGGCACCTGGGCGACGATGCGGCCCTCCGGCGTGTTCGTCAGGGTGCCGTCCACCCGGTACACCTGCCCCAGGGTCAGGGACGAGTCCCGCAGCGCGGCTCGGGCCTGCGCGACCGTGAGTTCCTCCAGACGCGGCACGCTCAGGCTGGGCGGGTTGTTCACCGTCAGGGTGACCAGGCGCCCCACCGGAAGCTGGGTGCCCGCCGCCGGGTCCTGGCGGATTACCGCGCCGATGGGCACGTTGTTCGCGTCACCCAGGGTGTACTCCACCCGGAAGCCCGCCCCGGTCAGGCTCTCGGCGGCGGCCTGCGCCCCCTTACCCGCCACCGCCACCACCTCGCGCACGGGGGGGTTGAGGTAGATCT from Deinococcus aetherius includes:
- the paaC gene encoding 1,2-phenylacetyl-CoA epoxidase subunit PaaC, with the translated sequence MTLSGQPSAVSSQQGTLTPQLQAVLIRKLTALADDEIILAHRGGEWTGHAPILEEDIALANIAQDELGHATLYLDLRRALDGSDADQLAFFRNAGEFTNVRLVELPKGDWAFTMLRQFLFDAYEALWLDAARGSTYAPLAEVAAKAVREERFHLQHTALWVERLALGTEESRRRTQNALDELWPHVAQLFAPVPGEAELVAAGIVPDLGEVRARWEGFVVPHLTGKCGLLLPLTLADAAEGRDVHTEHLAPLLAEMQGVARQHANAEVW
- a CDS encoding phenylacetic acid degradation protein; this encodes MTQPQPIPDTQWSRWEVFKQDAPNRPWQAVGSVHAGDPDHALLTARNVFARRPSAVSLWTVRESDILTATPEELETRPEVQDTPGEAGTYHLGLKRTHKRSMTFVDLVGTLEASGPGDALRQAREAHPDALTWLVFPESGVVRTDDDPGTVESWFAPAKDKTYKQQQYYGVIGKHVGELKREGKMPGRVNEEPHVGDHKVYDHPHDKAPKVQR
- the paaA gene encoding 1,2-phenylacetyl-CoA epoxidase subunit PaaA, which gives rise to MTTPMDSAITETAEQHAAFEARIARGEKIEPGDWMPAGYRRQLIRMISQHAHSEVVGMLPEGEWITRAPSLKRKTILIAKVQDEAGHGQYLYHAAETLGATREEMLDALLSGRAKYSSIFNYPTHTWADVGMIGWLVDGAAIKNQTMLAGCSYGPYSRAMVRICSEETFHHKQGKEMIVTYAQGTPEQRQMAQEALNRWWWPALMMLGPHDADSPNTGALAKWGIKLKTNDEVRQEFINEHVPELLEAGLTIPDPDLHQDADGNWRHGPINWDEFWAVIKGQQGLNKERLGARQKAHEDGAWVREAMQAYAARQVTQAAD
- a CDS encoding TetR/AcrR family transcriptional regulator, whose amino-acid sequence is MTTAPGPSSERKEQIYRTAARLFSEVGYRATSMRDIAAALGIKAGSLYSHIEGKEELLWGIVSRVADEFDEALRPAEDESLSPSGRLRSALTAYTQVVTRNLEYATVLFSEWRQLPPERQAQVKARRDAVERVFRDIIRDGVAAGYFVPETDVKLTAVLALSGANWLPNWFKPQGNLGPQEVAETFAALLLRGIEARREEG
- a CDS encoding HD domain-containing protein, with protein sequence MFRRRPPLPPFPPGALLVGGAARDWLRGAEPKDFDWAAPDPEGAARTLAAALGGSAFPLDEERGYWRVHAGDGVQHDFVPLPEDMADDLLRRDFTVNALALTERHAVLDPSGGRADLRARRLRMVSAANLRADPLRAWRAVRFEIALGFRLEAATETEVRAVAVELAAGRLPMPAPERVREELHALLAHKAAARGILRLEDLGLLALTLPELREGIGVVQGGFHHLDVFGHGVEALHQLLARFPDADLPLRWATLLHDVGKPRARGTNPRSGRTTFYEHDRIGAALTGQMLTRLRLPSAQVERASALVRAHMAPLPAGEREARRFVHRRRNLLPDLLRLMLADREAARGPDSHPAIRHAYTQAMDRVLAALEEQPAAPPPLLTGEDVMALLGIGPGPAVGRALREVAEAQAVGEVRTSGEARALVLSRAGEG
- a CDS encoding glycoside hydrolase family 13 protein is translated as MSPESPPVTPEWVKDAVFYQIFPDRFARSGRVRGLSLQPWGGPPQIHGYMGGDLWGVAEHLDHLQALGVSAIYFCPVFQSASNHRYHTHDYFRVDPMLGGDEALRHLLGEAHARGIRVVLDGVFNHASRGFFQFNDLLEQGPDSAYHDWFHVSGWPLHAYDGGGPAGYQAWWGNRALPKFNTDNPAVREFLWDVAEYWTRFGIDGWRLDVPNEIDDDEFWREFRRRVKAINPEAYIVGEIWGDAHRWLAGDQFDAVMNYHFTRPCLAFFGARTLDHPMNERSGTGRVEPMDAAAFARRMTEVTRLYHPDIVAAQLNLLGSHDTARYLTAVGGDATAYRLATVFQMTYLGAPCIYYGDEVGLHGGPDPDCRRAFPWHDEASWDRQTLDLTRTLTAARHASPALRRGTFQVTHARGDHLAYTREHAEGNAHVALNCAGDCARIPLTDVQPGTYRDVLSGRTLELGGNTEVEVPGRGAVVLVRA
- a CDS encoding homoserine dehydrogenase gives rise to the protein MRTVTVGVLGCGTVGQDVLHLLRRRKDIFDNLGVRVEVAGVLVRDTAKARSVPGGTPLTTDPTFLQECGVVIEALGGIDSPLALLRPYLRSDRPVITANKALLAERWDELREYALDGRLYYEASVMAGTPVIGPMSTVLRASTFVRLQAVLNGTCNYILTQMEGGKTYAQALEEAQALGYAEDPPTLDVGGFDTAHKLTVLARFCADGNFPYEAVQIEGIEGVTLDDVAEARAAGQRIKLVAELARDGDGWHARVSPQRLPETHPLCTAGASRNALVYEGEESGTLIFAGGGAGGMVTASAMVGDLLDWLIGFPGHVPLH
- the prfA gene encoding peptide chain release factor 1, with product MVRDARRGGRLEELASEFGMVERALGDPAALADGREYARLTRRHRELLPLVTLHREREAVLSDLEGARELLADADMRELAAGEVETLTHRLTEIDAELEVLLLPTDPDDAKDVILELRAGAGGAEAGLFVVDLLRMYTRYAEGLGLKLGVLDASESDLGGASKVVAEVTGDFAFRAFKWERGVHRVQRVPATESQGRIHTSTVTVAVLPEAEQGEVGLDLSEVRIDVFRSQGAGGQGVNTTDSAVRAVYRAGTSDEIVVVCQDGRSQIKNREKALLVLTSRLAERERAAREEQERQTRASQVGTGERSEKIRTYNYPQNRVTDHRLEGEVKNFALETVMAGGLAPVVAALARDERERQLLEMGGADGGGQYGAA
- a CDS encoding NUDIX hydrolase — translated: MGRRDLLVAAGVLRDRFGRVLLVGNDWQGLGRVRYTLPGGVVESGETLLEALYREIAEETGLKLTGIKHMAYTVHIEDERRGERAIAVAFEATWEGLLNPADPDGFIVEARFCTPDEALERLESPPMREPLSDYLRTGEPGRFYAFKGWDGRGGLRVPPLKSETSSR
- a CDS encoding PASTA domain-containing protein; its protein translation is MTAQAGVIDGKYEVVRELGREGNVTLSEVRSGEGVTRRLAWFEVSTPEGRQGFHAYRSALRAIEPAGLTDVVARPGAYYAVWQPVAGMPLSEFATQPKKQEETLDAVRALAARLAEHGYALPDADVVIDGREPRVAYLRPAPGGRSPEEVVRLSEAALAALNGGKIRRKRERQPDAWLAFVPGLLLLGGAVYLGAQAAQIYLNPPVREVVAVAGKGAQAAAESLTGAGFRVEYTLGDANNVPIGAVIRQDPAAGTQLPVGRLVTLTVNNPPSLSVPRLEELTVAQARAALRDSSLTLGQVYRVDGTLTNTPEGRIVAQVPESGANLQRGQPVQILVSTGVRGQDTWIADLTGLPYQAAREHARAAGLVVNRVVERASDAPENTVLEQKPAPYVRVPVGSPVTLTVAVARYSTPSRPAGSLPLPPQPPTPETPDTPEAVPGEPTTPPAGTDAGQANAEPLAPENIPATPLPTPEGNATGGEERTVNFRYVFPSDLPAGTYTIAVRDSNGEREILAATDGGQLAGATAEQRDIQVTGDAVFVIRQNGAEYTTVTP